One stretch of Streptomyces sp. 135 DNA includes these proteins:
- the chvE gene encoding multiple monosaccharide ABC transporter substrate-binding protein, which translates to MRTRTLGIAVTTALLAVSLTACGQEAKGGSRYKPDDGKGGTIGLAMPTKSSERWIADGKNMAAQFKKAGYDTDLQYGDDKVENQVAQIENMITKGHRLLVVAAINGSALTDVLKRAHDAGIPVISYDRLILGTKNVNYYASFDNERVGRLQGQYLVDKLKLGKPDKDADDTRSIELFAGDPDDNNTKYFWNGAMKVLKPYFESGQLVVRSKQTRLNQATTLKWDGGTAQKRMDDLISKSYGDKRVDAVLSPYDGISIGIISALKSAGYGSKSQPLPVITGQDAELASVKSIIRGEQTQTVFKDTRKLAAQTVKMGDAVLTGKKVQVNNTKDYNNGEKTVPAFLLEPVSVDKSNTKLLVDEGYFTAGQLK; encoded by the coding sequence ATGCGCACCCGCACTCTCGGCATCGCCGTCACCACCGCGCTGCTCGCCGTCTCGCTGACCGCCTGCGGGCAGGAGGCCAAGGGCGGCAGCCGCTACAAGCCGGACGACGGGAAGGGCGGCACCATCGGTCTCGCCATGCCCACCAAGTCCTCCGAGCGGTGGATCGCCGACGGCAAGAACATGGCGGCGCAGTTCAAGAAGGCCGGTTACGACACGGACCTCCAGTACGGCGACGACAAGGTGGAGAACCAGGTCGCCCAGATCGAGAACATGATCACGAAGGGGCACCGGCTCCTGGTGGTCGCCGCGATCAACGGCTCGGCGCTCACCGACGTCCTGAAGCGCGCGCACGACGCGGGGATCCCCGTGATCTCGTACGACCGCCTCATCCTCGGCACGAAGAACGTCAACTACTACGCGTCGTTCGACAACGAACGCGTGGGCCGGCTCCAGGGCCAGTACCTGGTCGACAAGTTGAAGCTCGGCAAGCCCGACAAGGACGCCGACGACACGCGGTCCATCGAGCTGTTCGCGGGCGACCCGGACGACAACAACACCAAGTACTTCTGGAACGGCGCCATGAAGGTGCTGAAGCCGTACTTCGAGTCCGGTCAGCTCGTGGTGCGCAGCAAGCAGACGCGGCTGAACCAGGCCACGACGCTGAAGTGGGACGGCGGCACGGCGCAGAAGCGCATGGACGACCTGATCAGCAAGAGCTACGGCGACAAGCGCGTCGACGCGGTGCTCTCGCCCTACGACGGGATCTCCATCGGCATCATCTCAGCGCTCAAGAGCGCGGGTTACGGCAGCAAGAGCCAGCCGCTGCCGGTCATCACCGGTCAGGACGCGGAGCTCGCGTCGGTGAAGTCGATCATCCGGGGCGAGCAGACGCAGACCGTGTTCAAGGACACGCGCAAGCTGGCCGCGCAGACGGTGAAGATGGGTGACGCGGTCCTGACGGGCAAGAAGGTCCAGGTCAACAACACCAAGGACTACAACAACGGCGAGAAGACCGTGCCGGCCTTCCTCCTGGAGCCGGTCAGCGTCGACAAGTCCAACACCAAGCTCCTCGTGGACGAGGGGTACTTCACGGCGGGGCAGCTCAAGTGA
- a CDS encoding SMP-30/gluconolactonase/LRE family protein → MSGGFEVAVREQALLGEGPTWDAVGERLIWVDILAARVHTYAPGDGRRTVMATDQHVGAAKPRAGGGLVVNLRDGIGLYGPGGASFSWLVRDPVPGRRGNDAAVAPDGALWAGTMRYDEAPGGGGLTRVDPDGTVTEQSASLGDVAVSNGTGWSPDGRLMYYADSPTRRVDVLDFDGRHARNRRPFVVIEDGAGDPDGLTVDAEGCVWIALWNGGAVRRYTPDGRLDLTVPLPTPRPTACAFGGPDLRDLYITTARAGQPRPHPLAGSVLVVPDAGQGLPGTPFAG, encoded by the coding sequence ATGAGCGGCGGGTTCGAGGTGGCGGTGCGCGAGCAGGCACTGCTCGGCGAGGGCCCCACCTGGGACGCGGTCGGCGAGCGCCTCATCTGGGTCGACATCCTCGCCGCACGCGTCCATACGTACGCACCCGGCGACGGCCGCCGTACGGTCATGGCCACCGACCAGCACGTCGGCGCCGCCAAGCCCCGGGCGGGCGGCGGCCTGGTGGTCAACCTCCGCGACGGGATCGGCCTGTACGGCCCCGGCGGCGCGTCCTTCTCCTGGCTGGTGCGCGACCCCGTGCCGGGCCGCCGGGGCAATGACGCCGCCGTCGCGCCCGACGGCGCGCTCTGGGCGGGCACCATGCGCTACGACGAGGCGCCGGGCGGCGGCGGCCTCACCCGCGTCGACCCCGACGGCACCGTCACCGAGCAGTCCGCGTCCCTCGGCGACGTCGCCGTCAGCAACGGCACGGGCTGGAGCCCCGACGGGCGGCTCATGTACTACGCCGACAGCCCCACGCGCCGGGTCGACGTCCTCGACTTCGACGGCCGGCACGCGCGGAACCGGCGCCCGTTCGTGGTGATCGAGGACGGCGCGGGCGACCCCGACGGACTCACCGTCGACGCCGAGGGCTGCGTCTGGATCGCCCTCTGGAACGGCGGAGCCGTCCGCAGGTACACCCCCGACGGGCGGCTCGACCTGACCGTGCCCCTGCCGACACCCCGCCCCACGGCCTGCGCCTTCGGCGGCCCCGACCTGCGCGACCTCTACATCACCACGGCCCGAGCCGGCCAGCCCCGCCCGCACCCACTGGCGGGCTCGGTGCTCGTGGTGCCGGACGCGGGCCAGGGGCTGCCGGGCACGCCCTTCGCAGGCTGA
- a CDS encoding ABC transporter substrate-binding protein, whose translation MSHTRSIALGSALAAALLLSGCGAEVEADGDAKASEKVTVKRCGEPVSYQVPERAVAYEGGSADKLFSLGLTKHVHGYVMPPANPPVSESPWASEYAKVKMLSDDLLNKEIVVEAKSDFVVAGWNSGFSDQRGITPKILDKLGVQSFMHTESCFNYPGYPQKVTPFNALYSDLERLGKIFHVEKKAGQVVGDLKKRVAAVKEKAPKGDPVPVFLYDSGTDQPFTAGSQVPPNDIIKTAGGRNIFDGLDERWTQVNWEAVTKAEPEVVIIFDYGDQPAEKKIEFLKKSPHTKELPAVKKNNFFVLDYNEGISGPRNIDGLEKFGKYLRELKR comes from the coding sequence ATGTCACACACCCGGTCCATCGCCCTGGGCTCCGCGCTCGCGGCCGCGCTGCTGCTGAGCGGCTGCGGCGCGGAGGTCGAGGCGGACGGCGACGCCAAGGCGTCCGAGAAGGTCACCGTCAAGCGGTGCGGCGAGCCCGTCTCCTACCAGGTGCCCGAGCGTGCCGTGGCCTACGAGGGCGGCAGCGCCGACAAGCTGTTCAGCCTCGGTCTGACGAAGCACGTCCACGGGTACGTGATGCCGCCCGCCAATCCGCCGGTGAGCGAGTCGCCCTGGGCGTCGGAGTACGCCAAGGTGAAGATGCTCAGCGACGACCTGCTCAACAAGGAGATCGTCGTCGAGGCCAAGTCCGACTTCGTCGTGGCGGGCTGGAACTCCGGCTTCAGCGACCAGCGCGGCATCACCCCGAAGATCCTGGACAAGCTCGGCGTCCAGAGCTTCATGCACACGGAGAGCTGCTTCAACTATCCCGGGTATCCGCAGAAGGTCACGCCGTTCAACGCGCTCTACAGCGACCTTGAGCGGCTCGGGAAGATCTTCCACGTCGAGAAGAAGGCCGGTCAGGTCGTCGGGGACCTGAAGAAGCGCGTGGCGGCCGTGAAGGAGAAGGCACCCAAGGGTGATCCGGTGCCGGTCTTCCTCTACGACTCCGGGACCGACCAGCCCTTCACCGCGGGCAGCCAGGTCCCGCCGAACGACATCATCAAGACCGCGGGCGGCAGGAACATCTTCGACGGGCTCGACGAGCGCTGGACGCAGGTGAACTGGGAGGCCGTCACCAAGGCCGAGCCCGAGGTCGTCATCATCTTCGACTACGGCGACCAGCCCGCGGAGAAGAAGATCGAGTTCCTGAAGAAGTCCCCGCACACGAAGGAGCTGCCCGCCGTCAAGAAGAACAACTTCTTCGTCCTCGACTACAACGAGGGCATCAGCGGGCCGCGCAACATCGACGGCCTGGAGAAGTTCGGGAAGTACCTGCGCGAACTGAAGCGCTGA
- a CDS encoding iron ABC transporter permease, whose product MSTVTEAAPARPRAAVRDRLASPGALVLTCVALFLVLVASVVVAIGLGAAFVTPAETARYLWAALTGGRIGADETTTYQIIWQIRTPRVLLAALVGAGLSAVGVAIQAMVRNALADPFVLGVSSGASVGAVAVTVTGGLAALGVYAVSAGAFIGALVASFLVYVASSSGGVLSPLRLVLTGVAMSLGFQAVMSVIIYFAPDSEATGMVLYWTMGSFGAASWAALPVVAAVVLLGLVVLYRHGRALDVLALGDETAASLGLSPDRHRRSLLVLVSLVTGVMVAVSGAISFVGLVMPHLVRMVVGAGHARVLAVAPLVGAVFMVWVDLLSRTVVAPRELPLGVITALVGVPVFIALMRRKGYVFGGR is encoded by the coding sequence ATGAGCACCGTCACGGAGGCGGCACCCGCGCGCCCCAGGGCCGCCGTGCGGGACCGGCTCGCCTCACCCGGGGCCCTGGTCCTGACCTGCGTCGCGCTCTTCCTCGTCCTGGTCGCGTCCGTCGTCGTGGCCATCGGGCTCGGCGCCGCCTTCGTGACGCCCGCCGAGACCGCCCGCTATCTGTGGGCGGCGCTCACGGGCGGGCGCATCGGCGCCGACGAGACGACGACGTACCAGATCATCTGGCAGATCCGCACGCCGCGTGTCCTGCTCGCCGCGCTGGTGGGCGCCGGGCTCAGCGCGGTCGGCGTCGCCATCCAGGCCATGGTGCGCAACGCCCTCGCCGACCCCTTCGTGCTCGGCGTCTCCTCCGGGGCGTCGGTGGGCGCCGTCGCGGTGACGGTCACCGGCGGCCTGGCCGCGCTCGGGGTGTACGCGGTGTCGGCGGGGGCGTTCATCGGCGCGCTCGTCGCGTCGTTCCTCGTGTACGTCGCCTCGTCCAGCGGGGGCGTCCTGTCACCGCTGCGTCTCGTCCTGACGGGCGTCGCCATGTCCCTGGGCTTCCAGGCCGTGATGAGCGTCATCATCTACTTCGCGCCGGACAGCGAGGCGACCGGCATGGTCCTGTACTGGACCATGGGCAGCTTCGGCGCCGCCAGTTGGGCCGCGCTGCCCGTCGTCGCCGCCGTCGTCCTGCTCGGCCTCGTCGTGCTGTACCGCCACGGCCGTGCCCTGGACGTGCTCGCGCTCGGCGACGAGACCGCGGCGAGCCTCGGCCTGAGCCCCGACCGGCACCGCAGGTCGCTGCTCGTCCTCGTCTCGCTGGTCACCGGCGTGATGGTGGCGGTGAGCGGCGCCATCAGCTTCGTGGGGCTCGTCATGCCGCACCTGGTGCGCATGGTGGTCGGCGCCGGGCACGCCCGGGTTCTCGCCGTGGCCCCGCTGGTCGGCGCGGTCTTCATGGTCTGGGTCGATCTGCTGTCCCGGACGGTGGTCGCGCCGCGCGAACTGCCGCTGGGTGTCATCACCGCGCTCGTCGGAGTACCGGTGTTCATCGCGCTGATGCGCCGCAAGGGCTATGTGTTCGGGGGCCGTTGA
- a CDS encoding alcohol dehydrogenase catalytic domain-containing protein, with product MSSRAIVVDRPGEHRLVTGDTPQPGPGEVLVRVAAAGICMSDREVYDGHRDAAYVRYPVTPGHEWSGTVAAVGAGVDPALVGRRTVAEGFRACGVCERCRCGETSLCTGGYAETGFTEPGAFADHLTVPARLLHLLRDDADLRAAALLEPSAVIAAAVRAGRPGPGERVAVVGAGTLGLLAVQLLAASSPAELIVVDPRAARGEQARDFGATAALSPDEARSAHGRFDLVVETAGAPTTAASSCLLARRGGRVVLTGMFTPGAVGIDPVHLSLSQLEVRSVFGASSSAWSDAVRAFGLGLLDPAPLITHEFPLERFGEAVALVGGGDPKTGKVLLRP from the coding sequence GTGAGCAGCCGCGCGATCGTCGTCGACCGGCCCGGCGAACACCGCCTCGTCACCGGTGACACGCCGCAGCCGGGCCCCGGCGAGGTCCTCGTGCGGGTGGCCGCCGCCGGGATCTGCATGAGCGACCGCGAGGTGTACGACGGCCACCGCGACGCCGCGTACGTGCGCTACCCCGTGACGCCGGGCCACGAGTGGTCCGGGACCGTGGCTGCGGTGGGCGCGGGCGTCGACCCCGCCCTCGTCGGCCGCAGGACCGTCGCGGAGGGGTTCCGGGCCTGCGGTGTCTGCGAGCGCTGCCGGTGTGGGGAGACCAGCCTGTGCACCGGCGGCTACGCCGAGACCGGGTTCACCGAGCCGGGCGCCTTCGCCGACCACCTCACCGTGCCCGCCCGGCTCCTGCACCTCCTGCGGGACGACGCCGACCTGCGCGCGGCCGCCCTGCTCGAACCGTCCGCGGTGATCGCCGCCGCGGTGCGGGCGGGCCGCCCGGGGCCCGGTGAGCGCGTCGCGGTGGTCGGCGCGGGCACCCTCGGGCTGCTCGCGGTGCAGCTGCTCGCCGCGTCGAGTCCCGCCGAGCTGATTGTGGTGGACCCGCGGGCGGCCCGCGGTGAGCAGGCGCGGGACTTCGGGGCCACCGCTGCCCTCTCCCCCGACGAGGCCCGGTCGGCGCACGGCCGCTTCGACCTGGTCGTGGAGACGGCGGGCGCGCCGACCACCGCGGCCTCGTCGTGCCTGCTCGCCCGCAGGGGCGGCAGGGTCGTGCTCACCGGCATGTTCACGCCGGGGGCGGTCGGCATCGACCCGGTGCATCTGTCGCTGAGCCAGCTGGAGGTGCGCTCCGTCTTCGGCGCGTCCTCCTCGGCCTGGTCGGACGCCGTGCGGGCGTTCGGCCTCGGACTGCTCGACCCGGCGCCGCTGATCACGCACGAGTTCCCGCTGGAGCGGTTCGGCGAGGCCGTCGCGCTGGTCGGCGGCGGCGATCCGAAGACCGGGAAGGTGCTGCTGCGGCCCTGA
- the mmsA gene encoding multiple monosaccharide ABC transporter ATP-binding protein: protein MRGITKTFPGVKALSGVDLTVRSGEIHAICGENGAGKSTLMKVLSGVYPHGSYDGEILFEGERMAFKDIRASERHGIVIIHQELALVPYLSIAENIFLGNEQTRRGFIDWNDTLRRASALLKRVGLREKPQTPVSDIGVGKQQLVEIAKALSKEVKLLILDEPTAALNDEDSAKLLDLIVELREQGISSIIISHKLNEIRQITDAVTILRDGCSFESLTVRQSPEHEPELSEDRIIRGMVGRDLDHRFPERTPYAGADAGELALAVQGWTVRHPVDHQRTVVDDVSLTVRRGEIVGIAGLMGAGRTELAMSVFGRSYGQYVAGTVAVNGRPVVTKTVPAAVDAGIAYVTEDRKRYGLNLIDNINRNVSLASLPGMRRRGGIGGFVDEHHERQVSERYRKSMNIKTPTVFEQVGRLSGGNQQKVVLSKWIHADPEVLILDEPTRGIDVGAKYEIYTVIDQLAAQGKAVLFISSELPELLGMCDRIYTMAEGRLTGEVTRAEATQEVLMRHMTKTRSTGSKS, encoded by the coding sequence ATGCGCGGGATCACCAAGACGTTTCCCGGCGTCAAGGCTCTCTCCGGTGTGGATTTGACGGTGCGGTCGGGGGAGATCCACGCGATCTGCGGCGAGAACGGCGCCGGCAAGTCGACGCTGATGAAGGTCCTCAGCGGCGTGTACCCGCACGGCAGTTACGACGGCGAGATCCTCTTCGAGGGCGAGCGGATGGCCTTCAAGGACATCCGGGCCAGCGAGCGCCACGGCATCGTGATCATCCATCAGGAACTGGCGCTTGTCCCCTATCTGTCGATCGCCGAGAACATCTTCCTCGGCAACGAACAGACCAGGCGTGGCTTCATCGACTGGAACGACACCCTGCGCCGGGCGAGCGCCCTGCTCAAGCGGGTCGGGCTGCGCGAGAAGCCGCAGACGCCGGTCTCCGACATCGGGGTGGGCAAGCAGCAGCTGGTGGAGATCGCCAAGGCCCTGTCGAAGGAGGTGAAGCTGCTGATCCTCGACGAGCCGACGGCCGCGCTCAACGACGAGGACAGCGCGAAGCTGCTCGACCTGATCGTGGAACTGCGCGAGCAGGGCATCTCCAGCATCATCATCTCGCACAAGCTCAACGAGATCCGGCAGATCACCGACGCCGTGACCATCCTGCGCGACGGCTGCTCCTTCGAATCCCTGACGGTCCGCCAGAGCCCGGAGCACGAGCCGGAGTTGTCGGAGGACCGGATCATCCGCGGCATGGTCGGCCGCGACCTCGACCACCGCTTCCCCGAGCGCACGCCGTACGCGGGCGCCGACGCGGGCGAACTCGCCCTGGCGGTGCAGGGCTGGACGGTGCGCCATCCCGTCGACCACCAGCGCACGGTCGTCGACGACGTGTCGCTGACGGTGCGGCGCGGTGAGATCGTCGGCATCGCGGGCCTGATGGGCGCGGGCCGCACCGAACTCGCCATGTCCGTCTTCGGGCGCTCCTACGGGCAGTACGTCGCAGGGACCGTGGCGGTGAACGGCCGACCGGTGGTCACCAAGACGGTCCCGGCCGCGGTCGACGCCGGCATCGCGTACGTCACCGAGGACCGCAAGCGCTACGGCCTGAACCTCATCGACAACATCAACCGCAATGTGTCGCTGGCCTCGCTGCCGGGCATGCGGCGGCGCGGCGGCATCGGCGGCTTCGTGGACGAACACCACGAGCGGCAGGTCTCCGAGCGCTACCGCAAGTCGATGAACATCAAGACCCCCACCGTCTTCGAGCAGGTGGGCCGGCTCTCCGGCGGCAATCAGCAGAAGGTCGTCCTGAGCAAGTGGATCCACGCCGACCCCGAGGTGCTGATCCTCGACGAGCCGACGCGCGGCATCGACGTGGGCGCCAAGTACGAGATCTACACCGTCATCGACCAGCTCGCGGCGCAGGGCAAGGCGGTCCTGTTCATCTCCTCGGAGCTGCCGGAGCTGCTCGGGATGTGCGACCGGATCTACACGATGGCCGAGGGCCGCCTGACCGGCGAGGTCACGCGCGCGGAGGCCACCCAGGAAGTCCTGATGCGCCATATGACCAAGACCAGAAGCACCGGAAGCAAGAGCTGA
- a CDS encoding mandelate racemase/muconate lactonizing enzyme family protein has translation MRITGISTHVVGTPWRNLTYVQVHTDEGLTGIGETRMLGHTDALIGYLREAEANHIKGSDPFAVEDLVRRMKYGDYGRAGEIVMSGIAVIEMACWDIKGKALGVPVWQLLGGRVTDRVKAYANGWYTTERTPEAYHKAAQGVMERGYRALKIDPFGTGHYELDHEQSLYAVSLIEAVRDAIGPDAELMLEMHGRFSPATAVRLARDLAPFRPAWLEEPVPPENLKALEKVAAKVDMPVATGERIHDRIEFRELFESQAVDIIQPDVGHIGGIWETRKLAATAETHYMLVAPHNVGGPVLTAASLQVGFSAPNFKILEHFNDFADADIKKVVKGAPQVDPETGCFELSHEPGLGVELDTDAAAEFPQQQARFDLWAEGWEKRSPGGAKK, from the coding sequence TTGCGCATCACGGGAATCAGCACGCATGTGGTCGGAACGCCCTGGCGTAACCTCACTTACGTCCAGGTCCACACCGACGAAGGCCTGACCGGCATCGGCGAGACGCGCATGCTCGGCCACACCGACGCACTCATCGGATACCTCCGTGAGGCGGAGGCCAACCACATCAAGGGGTCGGACCCGTTCGCGGTCGAGGACCTCGTGCGCCGGATGAAGTACGGCGACTACGGCCGGGCCGGCGAGATCGTCATGTCGGGCATCGCGGTCATCGAGATGGCCTGCTGGGACATCAAGGGCAAGGCGCTCGGCGTCCCCGTGTGGCAGCTGCTCGGCGGCAGGGTCACCGACCGCGTCAAGGCGTACGCCAACGGCTGGTACACCACGGAGCGCACCCCGGAGGCGTACCACAAGGCGGCCCAGGGGGTCATGGAGCGCGGCTACCGCGCGCTGAAGATCGACCCCTTCGGCACCGGGCACTACGAGCTGGACCACGAACAGAGCCTGTACGCCGTGTCGTTGATCGAGGCCGTGCGGGACGCGATCGGTCCTGACGCCGAGCTGATGCTGGAGATGCACGGCCGCTTCTCGCCCGCCACGGCGGTCCGCCTCGCCCGCGACCTCGCGCCGTTCCGCCCCGCCTGGCTGGAGGAGCCGGTCCCGCCGGAGAACCTCAAGGCCCTGGAGAAGGTCGCCGCCAAGGTGGACATGCCGGTGGCCACCGGTGAGCGGATCCACGACCGGATCGAGTTCCGGGAGCTGTTCGAGAGCCAGGCCGTGGACATCATCCAGCCGGACGTCGGCCACATCGGCGGCATCTGGGAGACCCGCAAGCTCGCGGCGACCGCCGAGACGCACTACATGCTGGTCGCCCCGCACAACGTGGGCGGGCCCGTGCTGACCGCCGCCTCGCTCCAAGTCGGCTTCTCCGCGCCGAACTTCAAGATCCTCGAACACTTCAACGACTTCGCGGACGCGGACATCAAGAAGGTCGTCAAGGGAGCGCCCCAGGTCGACCCGGAGACGGGCTGCTTCGAGCTGTCGCACGAGCCCGGCCTCGGCGTCGAGCTCGACACCGACGCGGCCGCCGAGTTCCCGCAGCAGCAGGCCCGGTTCGACCTGTGGGCCGAGGGCTGGGAGAAGCGTTCCCCCGGCGGGGCCAAGAAGTGA
- a CDS encoding ABC transporter ATP-binding protein, producing the protein MDLRIEGLGVVIDGKSLVRDLSLDAGSGEVVGLVGPNGSGKSTALRCVYRALRPATGTVRVGGDDIAGFSMRRSAQLVAAMTQDGAVELDFTVEEVVALGRAPHQRGNQALSGRERELCVRAMERLDIRHLAKRGVLTLSGGERQRVLLARALVQEPRVLVLDEPTNHLDVRHQIEVLSHLRGAGPTVLVVLHDLNLAAAACDRLGVLSQGSLVAAGTPEEVLTEELVADVFGVKATVVPHPLTGGPQLLYSLHPTL; encoded by the coding sequence ATGGACTTGCGAATCGAGGGGCTCGGCGTCGTCATCGACGGCAAGAGCCTGGTGCGGGACCTCTCGCTCGACGCGGGCAGCGGCGAGGTCGTCGGCCTCGTCGGCCCGAACGGCAGCGGTAAGTCGACCGCGCTGCGCTGCGTCTACCGCGCGCTGCGGCCGGCCACCGGGACGGTGCGGGTGGGCGGTGACGACATCGCGGGCTTTTCGATGCGGCGCAGCGCGCAGCTCGTCGCGGCGATGACGCAGGACGGCGCCGTCGAGCTCGACTTCACCGTCGAGGAGGTCGTCGCGCTCGGACGCGCTCCGCACCAGCGGGGCAACCAGGCGCTCAGCGGGCGTGAAAGGGAGCTGTGCGTACGGGCGATGGAGCGGCTCGACATCCGGCATCTGGCCAAGCGCGGCGTCCTGACCTTGTCGGGCGGGGAGCGCCAGCGCGTGCTGCTCGCCCGGGCGCTCGTCCAGGAGCCGCGGGTGCTCGTCCTCGACGAGCCGACCAACCACCTGGACGTGCGCCATCAGATCGAGGTCCTGTCGCATCTGCGGGGCGCCGGGCCGACCGTCCTCGTCGTGCTGCACGACCTCAACCTCGCGGCCGCCGCCTGCGACCGGCTCGGGGTCCTGTCGCAGGGGAGCCTGGTCGCGGCCGGGACGCCCGAGGAGGTCCTCACCGAGGAGCTGGTCGCCGATGTGTTCGGCGTGAAGGCCACCGTCGTACCGCATCCGCTGACCGGCGGCCCCCAGCTGCTCTACTCCCTCCACCCCACCCTCTGA
- a CDS encoding IclR family transcriptional regulator has translation MGRLVPAVTRSLDILELFLEGDGTLSAPEVTRRLQLPRTTVHELLTTLAARSYLAQIPDQPGRYRLGVRTYQLGSRYAEQLDLAAEGQQVAREVAETCDETVHVAILEDTDVIYIAKVDSTHAVRMVSAAGRRLPAHCTSVGKMLLASLPQPELESRLQGRVFAAMTPDSITDPDELAAALADIRERGVAVEHRESNPDVSCVAAPVRDSAGRVVAALSISVPMIRWSEERERELAELAAKGAGDLSVRLGHRGRR, from the coding sequence ATGGGACGACTGGTTCCCGCGGTGACCAGGTCGCTGGACATACTCGAACTGTTCCTGGAAGGGGACGGGACGCTCTCCGCGCCAGAGGTGACCCGCAGGCTTCAGCTGCCGCGCACCACCGTGCACGAACTGCTCACCACCCTGGCGGCCCGTTCGTACCTCGCGCAGATCCCGGACCAGCCGGGCCGCTACCGCCTCGGCGTGCGCACCTACCAGCTCGGCAGCCGCTACGCCGAGCAGCTCGACCTCGCGGCCGAGGGGCAGCAGGTGGCCCGCGAGGTCGCCGAGACCTGCGACGAGACCGTCCACGTCGCCATTCTCGAGGACACCGACGTCATCTACATCGCCAAGGTCGACTCCACGCACGCCGTGCGCATGGTCTCCGCGGCGGGCCGCCGGCTTCCGGCGCACTGCACCTCGGTCGGCAAGATGCTGCTGGCCTCGCTGCCGCAGCCGGAGCTTGAGTCCCGCCTCCAGGGCCGGGTGTTCGCGGCGATGACCCCCGACAGCATCACCGACCCCGACGAGCTGGCCGCCGCGCTCGCGGACATCCGGGAGCGGGGCGTCGCGGTCGAGCACCGGGAGTCCAACCCGGACGTCAGCTGCGTGGCCGCGCCGGTGCGCGACAGCGCGGGACGGGTCGTCGCCGCCCTGTCCATCTCCGTGCCGATGATCCGCTGGAGCGAGGAGCGCGAGCGGGAACTGGCCGAGCTGGCCGCCAAGGGAGCCGGTGACCTCTCGGTCCGCCTCGGTCACCGGGGCCGGCGATGA